Proteins encoded in a region of the Mycolicibacterium chitae genome:
- a CDS encoding serine/threonine-protein kinase PknG: MTLDSASTMRPMATQAIFRPNFDDDEDDLYGSSTGTEPHDVTLATRAIAPARRLGGGLVEIPRVPEIDPLRALMTNPVVAENKRFCWNCGKPVGRSTPEGKALSEGWCPYCGSAYSFLPQLGPGDMVADQYEIKGCIAHGGLGWVYLAVDHNVNERPVVLKGLVHSGDAEAQAIAMAERQFLAEVVHPSIVKIFNFVEHPDSHGDPVGYIVMEYVGGTSLKQGREDRLPVAQAIAYMLEILPALGYLHSIGLCYNDLKPENIMLTEEQLKLIDLGAVSRINSFGYLYGTPGYQAPEIVRTGPTIATDIYTVGRTLAALTLRLHTKNGRYVDGLPADDPVLDEYDSFERVLRRAIDPDPRRRFATADEMSGQLLGVLREVVASDTGVPRPGLSTVFSRSRSTFGVDLLVSHTDVYLDGKPHSEKLTAAEIVTALPVPLVDRSDVAATVLSANVLSQPVQTLDSLRAARHGALDSEGIDLSESIELPLMEIRALLDLGDVAKATRKLEDLAERVGWQWRLVWFRAVSELLTADYDSATKHFTEVLDLLPGELAPKLALAATAELSGSTTDQDFYRTVWRTDDGVIAAGFGLARAQSVAGERDAAIKTLDQVPAASRHFTTARLTSAVTLLSGRSISEVTEQQIRDAARRVEALPETEPRVLQIRALVLGTALDWIVDHEAGTNHILGFPFTLHGLQLGVESSLRALARQAPSRAHRYALVDMANTVRPTSTF; the protein is encoded by the coding sequence ATGACGCTGGACTCCGCGTCGACCATGCGACCGATGGCCACCCAGGCCATCTTCCGGCCCAACTTCGACGACGACGAGGACGACCTGTACGGCTCCTCGACGGGCACCGAACCGCACGACGTCACCCTGGCCACCCGGGCCATCGCGCCGGCGCGGCGCCTCGGCGGTGGCCTGGTCGAGATCCCGCGGGTCCCCGAGATCGACCCGCTGCGCGCACTGATGACCAATCCGGTGGTCGCGGAGAACAAGCGGTTCTGCTGGAACTGCGGCAAGCCGGTGGGCCGTTCCACCCCGGAGGGCAAGGCGCTCTCGGAGGGCTGGTGCCCGTACTGCGGCAGCGCCTACTCGTTCCTGCCGCAACTGGGCCCCGGCGACATGGTGGCCGACCAGTACGAGATCAAGGGCTGCATCGCGCACGGCGGCCTGGGCTGGGTGTATCTGGCCGTCGACCACAATGTCAACGAAAGACCCGTGGTGCTCAAGGGTTTGGTGCATTCCGGGGATGCCGAGGCCCAGGCCATCGCGATGGCCGAGCGGCAGTTCCTCGCCGAGGTCGTGCACCCGTCGATCGTGAAGATCTTCAACTTCGTCGAGCACCCGGACAGCCACGGCGATCCGGTGGGCTACATCGTGATGGAGTACGTCGGCGGCACCTCGCTCAAGCAGGGCCGCGAGGACCGGCTGCCGGTGGCCCAGGCGATCGCCTACATGCTCGAGATCCTGCCCGCGCTGGGCTATCTGCACTCGATCGGGCTGTGCTACAACGATCTCAAGCCCGAGAACATCATGCTCACCGAGGAACAGCTCAAGCTGATCGACCTCGGCGCGGTCTCGCGGATCAACTCGTTCGGATACCTGTATGGCACACCGGGTTACCAGGCCCCGGAGATCGTGCGGACCGGCCCGACGATCGCCACCGACATCTACACCGTGGGGCGCACGCTGGCCGCGCTCACACTGCGGCTGCACACCAAGAACGGCCGCTACGTCGACGGGTTGCCCGCCGACGACCCGGTGCTCGACGAGTACGACAGCTTCGAGCGGGTGCTGCGCCGGGCCATCGACCCCGACCCGCGGCGGCGGTTCGCCACAGCCGACGAGATGTCCGGGCAGCTGCTCGGCGTGCTGCGCGAGGTCGTGGCCTCCGACACCGGGGTGCCGCGCCCCGGGCTCTCGACGGTGTTCAGCCGGTCGCGCTCGACGTTCGGGGTGGACCTGCTGGTCTCGCACACCGACGTCTACCTGGACGGAAAACCGCACTCGGAGAAGCTGACCGCCGCCGAGATCGTGACCGCGCTGCCGGTCCCGCTGGTGGACCGCTCCGACGTGGCCGCCACCGTGCTGTCGGCCAACGTGCTCTCGCAGCCCGTGCAGACCCTGGACTCGCTGCGCGCCGCACGCCACGGCGCGCTGGACTCGGAGGGCATCGACCTCAGCGAGTCCATCGAGTTGCCGCTGATGGAAATCCGCGCGCTGCTGGACCTCGGCGACGTCGCCAAGGCCACCCGCAAGCTCGAGGATCTGGCCGAGCGGGTGGGCTGGCAGTGGCGGCTGGTGTGGTTCCGCGCGGTATCGGAGCTGTTGACCGCCGACTACGACTCGGCGACAAAGCATTTCACCGAGGTGCTCGACCTGCTGCCGGGTGAGCTGGCCCCCAAGCTCGCGCTGGCCGCGACCGCCGAGCTGTCCGGCAGCACCACCGATCAGGACTTCTACCGCACCGTGTGGCGCACCGACGACGGCGTCATCGCGGCCGGATTCGGTTTGGCCCGTGCGCAATCGGTGGCCGGCGAGCGCGACGCCGCGATCAAGACCCTGGACCAGGTGCCCGCGGCGTCGCGGCACTTCACCACCGCCCGGCTCACCAGCGCGGTGACGCTGCTGTCGGGCCGGTCCATCAGCGAGGTCACCGAGCAGCAGATCCGCGACGCCGCGCGCCGCGTCGAGGCGCTGCCGGAGACCGAACCGCGGGTGCTGCAGATCCGGGCGCTGGTGCTGGGCACCGCGCTGGACTGGATCGTCGACCACGAGGCCGGCACCAACCACATCCTGGGCTTCCCGTTCACGCTGCACGGCCTGCAACTCGGCGTGGAATCCTCGCTGCGGGCCCTGGCCCGGCAGGCACCGAGCCGCGCGCACCGCTACGCGCTGGTGGACATGGCCAACACGGTGCGGCCCACCAGCACGTTCTAG
- a CDS encoding glutamate ABC transporter substrate-binding protein has product MIAALSITGLRRLGAAATALAVAVGLATGCAQYDSGTAVPGLTLAPPTPAGLEELVPDPVAIPAPEEQADCDATASLRPFRNREEAEDAVATIRNRGRLIVGLDIGNNLFSFRDPITGAITGFDVDIAGEVARDIFGTPTQVEYRILSSAGRIAALRNNQVDIVVKTMTITCERRELVEFSTVYLTAYQRILVPRDSAITRASDLSGKRVCAVDGTTSLKRIRAISPAPIIISVVTWADCLVAIQQRQVDAVSTDDTILAGLAAQDPFLHIVGPSMAQEPYGIGINQDNTGLVRFVNGTLERIRRDGTWNTLYRRWLTVLGPAPAPPTPRYRD; this is encoded by the coding sequence ATGATCGCCGCACTGTCGATCACCGGACTGCGCCGCCTCGGCGCGGCCGCGACCGCGCTGGCGGTGGCCGTCGGCCTGGCGACGGGTTGCGCACAATACGACTCCGGCACCGCGGTGCCCGGGCTGACGCTGGCCCCGCCGACCCCGGCCGGGCTCGAGGAACTGGTCCCCGACCCGGTCGCGATCCCGGCCCCCGAGGAGCAGGCCGATTGCGACGCCACCGCGAGCCTGCGGCCGTTCCGCAACCGCGAGGAAGCCGAGGACGCCGTCGCCACCATCCGCAACCGCGGCCGGCTGATCGTCGGCCTGGACATCGGCAACAACCTGTTCTCCTTCCGCGACCCGATCACCGGCGCCATCACCGGGTTCGACGTCGACATCGCCGGGGAGGTGGCGCGCGACATCTTCGGCACCCCCACCCAGGTCGAGTACCGGATCCTGTCGTCGGCCGGGCGCATCGCCGCGCTGCGCAACAATCAGGTCGACATCGTCGTCAAGACCATGACCATCACCTGCGAGCGCCGCGAGCTGGTCGAGTTCTCCACGGTGTATCTGACTGCCTACCAACGGATCCTGGTGCCACGCGACTCGGCGATCACCCGCGCCTCGGACCTGTCCGGGAAGCGGGTCTGCGCGGTCGACGGCACCACCTCGCTCAAGCGGATCCGCGCGATCTCCCCCGCGCCGATCATCATCTCCGTGGTGACCTGGGCGGACTGCCTGGTCGCCATCCAACAGCGGCAGGTCGACGCGGTCAGCACCGACGACACCATCCTGGCCGGCCTGGCCGCCCAGGACCCGTTCCTGCACATCGTCGGCCCCAGCATGGCCCAGGAGCCCTACGGGATCGGCATCAACCAGGACAACACCGGGCTGGTGCGGTTCGTCAACGGCACCCTGGAACGGATCCGCCGCGACGGCACCTGGAACACCCTGTACCGGCGCTGGCTCACCGTGCTGGGCCCGGCGCCGGCGCCCCCCACCCCGCGGTACCGAGACTAG
- the glnX gene encoding protein kinase G-activating protein GlnX: protein MTVELAHPSTEPLASRSPDEPAHPRWWFLWTTPGRILALGVILATLGVSSAFATSTTIDHRQQALTTVLNHTEPLSFAAGELYTTLSVADAAAATAFIAGAEPRPVRQRYEQAITNAAAALTRAASGLTDESMRELTARINANLAVYTGVIETARTNNRAGNPVGSSYLSEASSLMQETILPDAQRLYQATSSQVDEETTASTRIPSPVILIVTATILFGAFAHRWLARRTRRRVNIGLVAGGLAIMVMVVWVGTALVISTAVSRSAQNTAATSLKTVTNLAITAQQARADETLSLIRRGDEDVRKQSYYQRIETMQQELAEYLERDDSIDKSALAEADQLLAKWRAADERINAYISVGNYQAATQVALGTGQDDSTPAFDKLEAALAEGIQKSRERLRADITRAGRTLSGATVGAVVLSLGAAMAVALGLWPRMSEYR, encoded by the coding sequence GTGACGGTGGAGCTGGCGCACCCGTCCACCGAGCCGCTCGCGTCCCGATCCCCCGACGAGCCGGCCCACCCCCGTTGGTGGTTCCTGTGGACCACCCCCGGCCGCATCCTGGCCCTCGGCGTCATCCTGGCCACCCTGGGGGTGTCCAGCGCGTTCGCGACGTCGACCACCATCGACCACCGTCAGCAGGCGCTGACCACGGTGCTCAACCACACCGAGCCGCTGTCGTTCGCGGCCGGCGAGCTGTACACCACGCTGTCGGTGGCCGACGCCGCGGCCGCCACCGCCTTCATCGCCGGTGCCGAACCCCGCCCGGTCCGGCAGCGCTACGAGCAGGCCATCACCAACGCCGCGGCGGCGCTGACCCGGGCGGCCAGCGGCCTGACGGACGAATCGATGCGCGAGCTGACCGCGCGGATCAACGCCAACCTCGCCGTCTACACCGGGGTGATCGAGACCGCCCGGACCAACAACCGGGCCGGCAACCCGGTGGGCTCGTCGTACCTGTCGGAGGCCTCGTCGCTGATGCAGGAGACCATCCTGCCCGACGCCCAGCGGCTGTATCAGGCGACCTCGTCGCAGGTGGACGAGGAGACGACGGCGTCGACCCGGATCCCGTCGCCGGTGATCCTGATCGTCACGGCCACCATCCTTTTCGGCGCGTTCGCGCACCGCTGGTTGGCGCGGCGCACCCGGCGGCGGGTCAACATCGGGCTGGTGGCGGGAGGGCTGGCGATCATGGTCATGGTCGTCTGGGTGGGCACCGCCCTGGTCATCTCCACCGCCGTGAGCCGCAGCGCGCAGAACACCGCGGCCACGTCGCTGAAGACCGTGACGAACCTGGCGATCACCGCGCAGCAGGCCCGCGCCGACGAGACGCTGTCGCTGATCCGCCGCGGCGACGAGGACGTCCGCAAGCAGTCCTACTACCAACGCATCGAAACCATGCAGCAAGAGCTCGCCGAGTACCTCGAGCGCGACGACTCGATCGACAAGTCGGCGCTGGCCGAGGCCGATCAGCTGCTGGCCAAGTGGCGCGCGGCCGACGAGCGGATCAACGCCTACATCTCGGTGGGCAACTATCAGGCCGCCACCCAGGTGGCGCTGGGCACCGGGCAGGACGACTCCACCCCGGCGTTCGACAAGCTCGAGGCCGCCCTGGCGGAAGGCATCCAGAAGAGCCGCGAGCGGTTGCGCGCCGACATCACCCGGGCCGGCCGCACCCTGTCGGGCGCCACGGTCGGCGCCGTGGTGCTCTCGCTGGGCGCCGCGATGGCCGTGGCGCTGGGGCTGTGGCCGCGGATGAGCGAGTACCGATGA